The Plutella xylostella chromosome 9, ilPluXylo3.1, whole genome shotgun sequence genome has a segment encoding these proteins:
- the LOC105398778 gene encoding tachykinin-like peptides receptor 99D isoform X2 has product MLNELFLASGSNESSSFTTEPYSNHVTYYGDFEHSFNNSGNETEVYQSFILPWWRQLLWTALFGGMVVVATVGNLVVVWIVLANKRMRSVTNYFLVNLSVADTMVSTLNVTFNYTYMLYSDWPFGHFYCKFCQFVAVLSISASVFTLMAISIDRYVAIISPLRPRLGKRATLAIAAAIWAGSCVISSPNLIYFTTADVETLPDGSSRRVCFSEWPDGITTMSRLEYIYNIAFMVLTYFLPIISMTYTYARVGVELWGSQSIGECTQRQLDNVKSKRRVVKMMMVVVVIFAVCWLPFHVYFLVTSYYPDVVNYEHIQEIYLGIYWLAMSNSMYNPIIYCWMNSKFRRGFKQFFWCCGALDRGGLSRHRAFGPERSGRSLSPSRKNGTIRMSLHSTYNNTLLSSA; this is encoded by the exons ATGCTGAACGAGTTGTTTCTAGCGTCGGGGTCGAACGAGTCGTCTTCATTCACCACGGAACCCTACTCCAACCACGTCACATACTATGGAGACTTCGAGCATAGCTTCAACAACAGCGGTAATGAAACTGAG GTATACCAGTCCTTCATCCTGCCGTGGTGGCGACAGCTGCTGTGGACGGCTCTGTTCGGCGGCATGGTGGTGGTGGCCACCGTGGGCAACCTCGTCGTTGTGTGGATCGTGCTCGCCAACAAGCGGATGCGGAGCGTCACCAATTACTTTCTGG TGAATCTCTCCGTGGCAGACACGATGGTGTCAACCCTCAACGTGACCTTCaactatacctacatgctgtaTTCTGATTGGCCCTTCGGTCACTTCTACTGCAAGTTCTGTCAGTTTGTGGCCGTGCTCAGCATTTCTGCTTCCGTGTTCACCCTCATGGCTATTAGCATAGACCG GTACGTAGCAATAATAAGCCCGCTGCGGCCGCGGCTCGGCAAGCGCGCGACGCTGGCCATCGCCGCCGCCATCTGGGCCGGCAGCTGCGTCATCAGCAGCCCCAACCTCATCTACTTCACCACCGCCGACGTGGAGACACTGCCTGACGGGAGCAGCAG gaGAGTCTGCTTCTCGGAATGGCCTGACGGTATAACGACTATGTCTAGACTTGAATATAT ATACAACATAGCGTTCATGGTGCTCACGTACTTCCTGCCTATAATCTCGATGACGTACACGTACGCGCGCGTGGGCGTGGAGCTGTGGGGCTCGCAGTCAATCGGCGAGTGCACGCAGCGCCAGCTCGACAACGTCAAGAGCAAACGAAGG gtggtgaagatgatgatggtgGTAGTCGTGATCTTCGCGGTCTGCTGGCTGCCGTTCCACGTGTACTTCCTGGTGACGTCATACTACCCGGACGTGGTCAACTACGAGCACATCCAGGAGATCTACCTCGGCATCTACTGGCTGGCCATGAGCAACTCCATGTACAACCCCATTATATACTGCTGGATGAATTCTAA GTTTCGTCGAGGGTTCAAGCAATTCTTCTGGTGCTGTGGAGCCTTAGATAGAGGGGGACTGAGCAGACATCGAGCCTTTGGGCCCGAACGATCTGGAAGGTCTCTTTCACCAAGCAGGAAAAACg GGACAATCAGAATGTCATTGCACAGCACATACAACAACACGTTGCTGAGCTCCGCCTGA
- the LOC105398778 gene encoding tachykinin-like peptides receptor 99D isoform X1 — MLNELFLASGSNESSSFTTEPYSNHVTYYGDFEHSFNNSGNETEVYQSFILPWWRQLLWTALFGGMVVVATVGNLVVVWIVLANKRMRSVTNYFLVNLSVADTMVSTLNVTFNYTYMLYSDWPFGHFYCKFCQFVAVLSISASVFTLMAISIDRYVAIISPLRPRLGKRATLAIAAAIWAGSCVISSPNLIYFTTADVETLPDGSSRRVCFSEWPDGITTMSRLEYIYNIAFMVLTYFLPIISMTYTYARVGVELWGSQSIGECTQRQLDNVKSKRRVVKMMMVVVVIFAVCWLPFHVYFLVTSYYPDVVNYEHIQEIYLGIYWLAMSNSMYNPIIYCWMNSKFRRGFKQFFWCCGALDRGGLSRHRAFGPERSGRSLSPSRKNGSVKRPSKTTQLSNKAPGTIRMSLHSTYNNTLLSSA; from the exons ATGCTGAACGAGTTGTTTCTAGCGTCGGGGTCGAACGAGTCGTCTTCATTCACCACGGAACCCTACTCCAACCACGTCACATACTATGGAGACTTCGAGCATAGCTTCAACAACAGCGGTAATGAAACTGAG GTATACCAGTCCTTCATCCTGCCGTGGTGGCGACAGCTGCTGTGGACGGCTCTGTTCGGCGGCATGGTGGTGGTGGCCACCGTGGGCAACCTCGTCGTTGTGTGGATCGTGCTCGCCAACAAGCGGATGCGGAGCGTCACCAATTACTTTCTGG TGAATCTCTCCGTGGCAGACACGATGGTGTCAACCCTCAACGTGACCTTCaactatacctacatgctgtaTTCTGATTGGCCCTTCGGTCACTTCTACTGCAAGTTCTGTCAGTTTGTGGCCGTGCTCAGCATTTCTGCTTCCGTGTTCACCCTCATGGCTATTAGCATAGACCG GTACGTAGCAATAATAAGCCCGCTGCGGCCGCGGCTCGGCAAGCGCGCGACGCTGGCCATCGCCGCCGCCATCTGGGCCGGCAGCTGCGTCATCAGCAGCCCCAACCTCATCTACTTCACCACCGCCGACGTGGAGACACTGCCTGACGGGAGCAGCAG gaGAGTCTGCTTCTCGGAATGGCCTGACGGTATAACGACTATGTCTAGACTTGAATATAT ATACAACATAGCGTTCATGGTGCTCACGTACTTCCTGCCTATAATCTCGATGACGTACACGTACGCGCGCGTGGGCGTGGAGCTGTGGGGCTCGCAGTCAATCGGCGAGTGCACGCAGCGCCAGCTCGACAACGTCAAGAGCAAACGAAGG gtggtgaagatgatgatggtgGTAGTCGTGATCTTCGCGGTCTGCTGGCTGCCGTTCCACGTGTACTTCCTGGTGACGTCATACTACCCGGACGTGGTCAACTACGAGCACATCCAGGAGATCTACCTCGGCATCTACTGGCTGGCCATGAGCAACTCCATGTACAACCCCATTATATACTGCTGGATGAATTCTAA GTTTCGTCGAGGGTTCAAGCAATTCTTCTGGTGCTGTGGAGCCTTAGATAGAGGGGGACTGAGCAGACATCGAGCCTTTGGGCCCGAACGATCTGGAAGGTCTCTTTCACCAAGCAGGAAAAACg GTTCGGTCAAGCGTCCGTCAAAAACTACACAATTATCAAATAAAGCACCAG GGACAATCAGAATGTCATTGCACAGCACATACAACAACACGTTGCTGAGCTCCGCCTGA